One Mercurialis annua linkage group LG3, ddMerAnnu1.2, whole genome shotgun sequence DNA window includes the following coding sequences:
- the LOC126671276 gene encoding uncharacterized protein LOC126671276 has product MEEETMVTPGDILGKSTELKAGKGSYIAPYRNTDILYVYASLTGLRRTLSPPPDSNDQRPTVEVTGLKARGAVPEAGSVVIARVTKVMARLASADIMCVGPKAVREKFTGTIRQQDVRATEIDKVDMHLSFRPGDIVRAVVLSLGDARAYYLSTAKNELGVVSAESASGEAMVPISWTEMQCPLTGQIEQRKVAKVGS; this is encoded by the exons atggAAGAAGAAACAATGGTGACTCCGGGAGATATTTTAGGTAAATCAACCGAATTAAAAGCCGGTAAAGGTTCATATATCGCACCCTATCGTAACACTGATATCCTCTATGTCTACGCCTCTCTCACCGGACTCCGCCGTACTCTGTCCCCTCCTCCTGACTCCAATGACCAG AGACCAACTGTGGAAGTAACTGGACTCAAGGCTCGTGGTGCTGTTCCAGAGGCTGGTTCTGTTGTCATTGCTCGA GTTACGAAAGTAATGGCTAGGTTGGCTTCAGCCGACATTATGTGCGTAGGTCCCAAGGCTGTACGAGAGAAGTTTACCGGCACAATTAG GCAACAAGATGTTAGAGCGACTGAGATTGACAAAGTGGATATGCATTTATCGTTTCGCCCTGGTGACATTGTCAGAGCTGTAGTT TTGTCCCTTGGAGATGCACGGGCTTATTATCTTTCTACAGCCAAGAATGAGTTAGGAGTGGTATCTGCAGAGAGTGCATCAG GTGAAGCAATGGTGCCGATAAGCTGGACAGAGATGCAATGCCCATTGACTGGCCAAATTGAACAAAGAAAGGTTGCTAAAGTTGGAAGTTAA
- the LOC126675258 gene encoding uncharacterized protein LOC126675258 gives MGFLARKRNLVSFFHISLVLVLVFLEGFTLVSSLNYTNYRQVSSLRLQRIQKHLDKINKPPVMSIQSPDGDFIDCIHKRKQPALDHPLLKNHKIQRVPSEWPKVKVLNEEEVKDPKIKGKSNEGESVAWQMWHRNGTRCPKGTVPVRRSTVHDVLRAQSLFDFGKKQHHRSISHSKRTDPPDVVSGNGHEHAIAYTGSSQEVYGAKATINVWDPSIQVVNEFSLSQIWILSGSFDGSDLNSIEAGWQVSPELYGDSRPRLFTYWTSDSYQATGCYNLLCSGFVQTNSRIAIGAAISPISSFTGSQFDITILIWKDPKLGNWWMGFSDNTLVGYWPTELFTHLADHATMVEWGGEVVNSKANGEHTSTQMGSGHFAGDGFGKASYFRNLEIVDSDNSLSSAKDISILAENTNCYNIKSSYNNEWGTHFYYGGPGKNPQCP, from the exons atgggGTTTCTTGCAAGAAAAAGAAACTTGGTGtctttttttcatatttctctTGTTCTAGTTCTTGTGTTTCTTGAAGGTTTCACATTGGTTTCTAGTTTAAATTACACTAATTATAGACAAGTTAGTAGCTTAAGACTTCAAAGAATTCAAAAGCATCTAGACAAGATTAACAAGCCTCCTGTCATGAGCATACAG AGCCCAGATGGGGATTTCATTGATTGTattcataaaagaaaacaaCCAGCTTTAGATCATCCTCTTTTAAAGAATCACAAGATCCAG AGAGTCCCATCAGAATGGCCTAAAGTGAAAGTATTGAATGAAGAAGAAGTGAAAGACCCTAAAATTAAGGGCAAGAGTAATGAAGGAGAAAGTGTTGCATGGCAAATGTGGCATAGAAATGGAACAAGGTGCCCTAAAGGAACTGTTCCGGTACGACGCAGTACAGTGCATGATGTTCTGAGAGCTCAGTCTTTGTTTGACTTTGGGAAGAAGCAGCACCACCGTTCGATATCTCATTCTAAACGGACTGATCCACCGGATGTAGTATCTGGCAATGGACACGAG CATGCGATCGCCTACACTGGATCATCACAAGAAGTCTACGGAGCTAAGGCTACTATAAACGTGTGGGACCCTTCGATACAAGTAGTCAACGAGTTCAGCTTGTCGCAGATCTGGATTCTTTCGGGATCATTCGACGGCTCAGATCTCAACAGTATAGAAGCTGGGTGGCAG GTCAGTCCGGAGCTTTATGGTGACAGCAGGCCAAGATTATTTACTTACTGGACA AGTGATTCATATCAAGCAACAGGATGCTACAACCTTCTATGTTCAGGATTTGTGCAAACCAATAGTAGAATTGCAATTGGAGCTGCCATTTCCCCTATATCATCATTTACAGGCAGTCAATTTGACATTACCATCCTTATTTGGAAG GATCCGAAACTAGGGAATTGGTGGATGGGATTTAGTGACAATACCCTGGTAGGATATTGGCCAACTGAGTTATTCACACACCTCGCAGACCATGCCACCATGGTGGAGTGGGGTGGTGAAGTGGTGAACTCCAAGGCGAACGGGGAACACACTTCCACCCAAATGGGCTCCGGTCACTTCGCCGGAGACGGGTTCGGAAAAGCTAGCTATTTCAGGAACTTGGAGATTGTGGATTCTGATAATAGCCTGAGTTCAGCCAAGGATATCTCAATATTAGCTGAGAACACAAATTGTTACAATATTAAAAGCTCCTATAATAATGAATGGGGCACACATTTTTACTATGGAGGACCGGGGAAAAATCCGCAGTGCCCATGA